From one Lolium rigidum isolate FL_2022 chromosome 4, APGP_CSIRO_Lrig_0.1, whole genome shotgun sequence genomic stretch:
- the LOC124708419 gene encoding uncharacterized protein LOC124708419: MSSEWYGCGPFDRCVGSCISEGFNLCRCYDESDQEAYWADCCLEPSSDSRAGFSEAFLASGSKSPEKIWDDWADGATSNSTAIPRAPVVATAPKEWGDSGGLSEAFLAAGSKSPEKIWDDWADGATSSSTAIPRAPAVASAPKEWGDSGGSTSHSMSIPPALTLTDVTLADGGRAFDCSACCLPLKPPIFQCDQGHTVCLTCLKALSWEGSAAAARCNVSGGHHTDGYRRNQPLENAVEAICVTCPNAAYGCTDLLTRYFLPTHRRSCSYALIASCPQEACSFIGSAEALLDHFISVEKWPYTAETQAGKSFDIHLLGGFNVVGAVRGTSQHLLVLFVARRPFGSTVSAICISPQPKDISWLRPPPQTLKCELDLHFLAAPNSQTSKHDVITSFDVPCTNPSHGLPDPDDFFQFSVPKSVHPDDNAAIEVTASITIYQ; encoded by the exons ATGTCGTCGGAGTGGTATGGCTGCGGGCCGTTTGATAGATGTGTGGGTTCTTGTATTTCCGAGGGCTTCAACCTCTGCCGGTGTTACGATGAATCTGACCAAGAGGCATACTGGGCCGACTGCTGCCTGGAGCCCTCCTCGGACTCCAGGGCCGGATTTTCCGAGGCATTCCTCGCCTCCGGCAGCAAGTCGCCCGAGAAGATCTGGGACGACTGGGCAGACGGCGCAACCTCCAACTCGACCGCGATTCCGCGGGCCCCGGTCGTCGCCACCGCGCCCAAGGAATGGGGGGACTCCGGCGGCTTGTCCGAGGCATTCCTCGCCGCGGGCAGCAAGTCGCCCGAGAAGATCTGGGACGACTGGGCTGACGGCGCAACCTCGAGCTCGACCGCGATTCCGCGGGCCCCTGCCGTCGCCAGCGCGCCCAAGGAATGGGGGGACTCCGGCGGCTCCACCTCGCACTCGATGTCGATTCCGCCGGCCTTGACTCTCACCGACGTGACGCTGGCGGATGGAGGCCGCGCATTCGACTGCAGCGCCTGCTGCCTGCCGCTGAAGCCGCCCATCTTCCAG TGTGACCAGGGGCACACGGTGTGCCTCACATGCCTCAAGGCTTTATCCTGGGAAGGGTCAGCCGCAGCAGCGAGGTGCAACGTTTCCGGCGGCCACCACACCGACGGCTACCGCCGGAACCAGCCCTTGGAGAATGCCGTGGAGGCCATCTGTGTGACGTGCCCCAATGCCGCCTACGGCTGCACCGACCTGCTGACTCGCTACTTCCTGCCCACGCACCGACGGTCATGCAGTTACGCGCTCATTGCTAGCTGCCCACAGGAAGCCTGCAGCTTCATCGGCTCCGCGGAGGCCCTTCTGGATCACTTCATCTCCGTGGAGAAGTGGCCATACACCGCCGAGACCCAGGCCGGGAAGAGCTTCGACATCCACCTCTTGGGCGGCTTCAATGTCGTCGGTGCCGTCCGTGGCACCAGCCAGCACCTGCTTGTGCTATTCGTGGCACGGAGGCCGTTCGGCAGCACGGTCTCCGCAATCTGCATATCTCCCCAACCTAAAGACATTTCTTGGTTGCGACCGCCACCACAGACACTGAAATGTGAGCTTGATCTCCACTTCCTCGCTGCTCCGAATTCTCAGACATCTAAACACGATGTCATAACCTCCTTCGATGTACCATGCACCAATCCCTCACATGGGCTCCCTGATCCCGATGACTTCTTCCAGTTCTCCGTGCCCAAGTCCGTTCATCCTGACGACAATGCTGCTATCGAGGTCACGGCCTCTATTACCATCTACCAGTAG
- the LOC124706974 gene encoding metal tolerance protein 1-like isoform X1, translating to MLGDCMDVVLQFSLNEWHYGISIASFLTLVLMDSHNHSPPHVPEVTLDISSASGAAGNKACRGAACDFSDTSNTSKDAKERSASMRKLLIAVILCVIFMAVEVVGGIKANSLAILTDAAHLLSDVAAFAISLFSLWAAGWEATPQQSYGFFRIEILGALLSIQLIWLLAGILVYEAINRLLNESGEVQGSLMFAVSAFGLFVNIIMAVLLGHDHGHGGHGHSHGHDHGHSHDHDHGHSEDDHPHHEDHEQGHVRHEHSHGTSITITTHEHSHSSSGLHHDAEEPLLKHDGDCESTQPGAKAAKKANRNINVHSAYLHVIGDSIQSIGVMIGGGLIWYKPEWKIIDLICTLIFSVIVLFTTVKMIRNILEVLMESTPREIDATRLESGLREMEGVIAVHELHIWAITVGKVLLACHVTITQDADADQMLDKVIGYIKAEYNISHVTIQIERE from the exons ATGCTGG GCGACTGCATGGATGTGGTGCTTCAGTTTTCCCTTAACGAATGGCATTATGGGATCTCCATCGCCTCATTTCTCACATTAGTTCTG ATGGACAGCCATAATCACTCACCGCCCCATGTCCCTGAAGTAACACTGGACATTTCATCCGCTTCTGGAGCAGCTGGGAACAAAGCTTGCAGAGGTGCTGCTTGCGACTTTTCTGACACCAGTAACACCTCGAAAGATGCAAAGGAGAGATCTGCGTCCATGAGGAAGCTCCTAATTGCTGTGATCCTTTGCGTTATATTCATGGCAGTTGAAGTGGTTGGAGGCATCAAAGCAAACAGTCTTGCAATCCTGACTGATGCAGCCCATCTGCTATCTGATGTTGCAGCATTTGCCATATCTTTATTCTCTCTATGGGCAGCTGGCTGGGAAGCGACACCACAGCAGTCATATGGATTTTTCCGTATTGAAATTCTGGGGGCATTGCTTTCCATTCAGCTTATATGGCTCCTTGCTGGCATACTTGTCTACGAAGCTATCAATAGGCTCCTCAATGAAAGCGGCGAGGTGCAGGGCTCCCTCATGTTTGCTGTATCAGCTTTTGGCTTGTTTGTTAACATCATAATGGCAGTGTTGCTTGGTCACGACCATGGGCACGGTGGGCATGGGCACAGCCATGGTCATGACCATGGACATTCACATGACCATGATCATGGACACTCGGAGGATGACCATCCCCATCACGAAGATCATGAGCAGGGCCATGTACGCCATGAGCACAGTCATGGTACCTCCATAACCATCACAACTCATGAGCACTCTCATTCAAGCAGTGGACTACATCATGATGCTGAAGAACCGTTGCTTAAGCATGATGGTGATTGTGAGAGTACCCAGCCTGGTGCCAAGGCCGCTAAGAAGGCTAACCGTAATATCAATGTGCACAGTGCTTATCTGCATGTTATCGGGGACTCCATCCAGAGCATTGGTGTAATGATTGGAGGTGGTCTCATCTGGTACAAGCCTGAATGGAAGATTATTGATCTCATATGCACCCTCATCTTCTCTGTGATTGTACTGTTTACCACAGTCAAGATGATTCGGAACATTCTTGAAGTTCTGATGGAGAGCACACCCCGCGAGATCGATGCCACCAGGCTCGAGAGTGGTCTCCGTGAGATGGAAGGTGTGATTGCTGTCCATGAGCTGCACATCTGGGCTATCACAGTGGGGAAGGTGCTGTTGGCATGCCACGTGACCATCACACAGGATGCGGATGCTGATCAGATGCTTGACAAGGTCATTGGGTACATCAAGGCAGAGTACAACATCAGTCATGTGACGATTCAGATCGAGCGCGAGTAA
- the LOC124706974 gene encoding metal tolerance protein 1-like isoform X2, whose product MDSHNHSPPHVPEVTLDISSASGAAGNKACRGAACDFSDTSNTSKDAKERSASMRKLLIAVILCVIFMAVEVVGGIKANSLAILTDAAHLLSDVAAFAISLFSLWAAGWEATPQQSYGFFRIEILGALLSIQLIWLLAGILVYEAINRLLNESGEVQGSLMFAVSAFGLFVNIIMAVLLGHDHGHGGHGHSHGHDHGHSHDHDHGHSEDDHPHHEDHEQGHVRHEHSHGTSITITTHEHSHSSSGLHHDAEEPLLKHDGDCESTQPGAKAAKKANRNINVHSAYLHVIGDSIQSIGVMIGGGLIWYKPEWKIIDLICTLIFSVIVLFTTVKMIRNILEVLMESTPREIDATRLESGLREMEGVIAVHELHIWAITVGKVLLACHVTITQDADADQMLDKVIGYIKAEYNISHVTIQIERE is encoded by the coding sequence ATGGACAGCCATAATCACTCACCGCCCCATGTCCCTGAAGTAACACTGGACATTTCATCCGCTTCTGGAGCAGCTGGGAACAAAGCTTGCAGAGGTGCTGCTTGCGACTTTTCTGACACCAGTAACACCTCGAAAGATGCAAAGGAGAGATCTGCGTCCATGAGGAAGCTCCTAATTGCTGTGATCCTTTGCGTTATATTCATGGCAGTTGAAGTGGTTGGAGGCATCAAAGCAAACAGTCTTGCAATCCTGACTGATGCAGCCCATCTGCTATCTGATGTTGCAGCATTTGCCATATCTTTATTCTCTCTATGGGCAGCTGGCTGGGAAGCGACACCACAGCAGTCATATGGATTTTTCCGTATTGAAATTCTGGGGGCATTGCTTTCCATTCAGCTTATATGGCTCCTTGCTGGCATACTTGTCTACGAAGCTATCAATAGGCTCCTCAATGAAAGCGGCGAGGTGCAGGGCTCCCTCATGTTTGCTGTATCAGCTTTTGGCTTGTTTGTTAACATCATAATGGCAGTGTTGCTTGGTCACGACCATGGGCACGGTGGGCATGGGCACAGCCATGGTCATGACCATGGACATTCACATGACCATGATCATGGACACTCGGAGGATGACCATCCCCATCACGAAGATCATGAGCAGGGCCATGTACGCCATGAGCACAGTCATGGTACCTCCATAACCATCACAACTCATGAGCACTCTCATTCAAGCAGTGGACTACATCATGATGCTGAAGAACCGTTGCTTAAGCATGATGGTGATTGTGAGAGTACCCAGCCTGGTGCCAAGGCCGCTAAGAAGGCTAACCGTAATATCAATGTGCACAGTGCTTATCTGCATGTTATCGGGGACTCCATCCAGAGCATTGGTGTAATGATTGGAGGTGGTCTCATCTGGTACAAGCCTGAATGGAAGATTATTGATCTCATATGCACCCTCATCTTCTCTGTGATTGTACTGTTTACCACAGTCAAGATGATTCGGAACATTCTTGAAGTTCTGATGGAGAGCACACCCCGCGAGATCGATGCCACCAGGCTCGAGAGTGGTCTCCGTGAGATGGAAGGTGTGATTGCTGTCCATGAGCTGCACATCTGGGCTATCACAGTGGGGAAGGTGCTGTTGGCATGCCACGTGACCATCACACAGGATGCGGATGCTGATCAGATGCTTGACAAGGTCATTGGGTACATCAAGGCAGAGTACAACATCAGTCATGTGACGATTCAGATCGAGCGCGAGTAA